In Heyndrickxia vini, the sequence TCATTAGAGCTATTGAAGGAATACGTGTTTATGAAATAGACCTAACTGGTGCATTTAATGGTGCGATGAAAAAAGCAGAAGCATATACAGTTGATTCAAAATTAAACTTCCCGAAGGATCATCCATTTTTGGAGGATTTCGCATATTTGAAAAGCATTGCTGGTGACCACGTCGCAAAAATTACAATCCCGGGTCCTAATATGATTTTCTATTCTGGTGTAGTTGGAAGCGAACCTTATTTAAGTAATCCTACTTATCCTTCACTTGATGAAGTGGCTAAAGATATTATTAAAGTCTATCAAGATGCCATTCAAGCTTTTTACGAAGCGGGTTGTCGCTATTTACAATTAGATGATACAAGCTGGGGAGCATTATTCAGTGATGTTTTCCGAGATAAAATAAAGGCTCAAGGATTTGACCCAGATGAGCTAGTGAAAAAATTTGCTGATATTACTGTTGAAGCTGTAGCCAACAAACCGGAAAATATGGCAATTACTATTCATATTTGTCGCGGGAATTTCAAATCTTCTTGGCTATATCAAGGTGGATATGGACCAATTGCAAAAGAATTATTTTCCCGTGTTAATGTAGACGCCTTCTTCTTAGAATATGATAATGAGCGATCTGGAGACTTTGCGCCGTTGCGATTCATTAAAGACCAACATGTCGTATTGGGCCTAATCACTTCTAAAACTCCTGAACTCGAAGATGCAGATGAAATTAAAAGAAGAATTGAAGAAGCAACACAATATGTGAATATCAATCAACTTTGCTTGAGTCCACAATGTGGTTTTGCTTCTACTGAAGAAGGAAACATCCTAACAGAAGAAGAACAATGGAATAAATTACGCCATGTTGTTCAAATCGCAAAGGAAGTTTGGGGAGAATAGGCTTTCATACATTAATGGAAAACCCGGCAAAATCGTAACCGGGAGAAACATACCAAATAGTATGCTAAATTAGTAGACCAAATCGCATAGGATTTGGTCTCTTATTTTCCTATATATCAAATGATTAGGGGATATTACTACTTTAATTAGCAAGAAAAATTGCAGCTTAAAAATCATCTTGGCAATTGTTGTTATCAACAAGCTAGTTGGTATGTCGACTTTATTTCTTGAGTAGATAATTAATTCCTTTGGAGCAACCAAAGATAATCAACATAAGCGGATATTTTCCGGTTAAACAGCAGAATAGAGCCCGGTTCGGGGTGAATAAGCGGAGGTTTTCCGATTAAGCAAAGCAAAATTTCCTTTTTTCACGGTTTTTGAGTCAATAGTCGGAATTTTTCCACCTATATAGGGTATTTTCATTGCTATTTCTTAATTAAGGGAAATTTATCCGCTTATTTACCAAACCCAATTTTTGGCGTCTT encodes:
- a CDS encoding 5-methyltetrahydropteroyltriglutamate--homocysteine S-methyltransferase, encoding MINTITKAPFRSDHVGSFLRPQALKDARAQYQKGDITKKELRSIEDIEIARIVEKQKEVGLRAVTDGEFRRRWWHLDFIRAIEGIRVYEIDLTGAFNGAMKKAEAYTVDSKLNFPKDHPFLEDFAYLKSIAGDHVAKITIPGPNMIFYSGVVGSEPYLSNPTYPSLDEVAKDIIKVYQDAIQAFYEAGCRYLQLDDTSWGALFSDVFRDKIKAQGFDPDELVKKFADITVEAVANKPENMAITIHICRGNFKSSWLYQGGYGPIAKELFSRVNVDAFFLEYDNERSGDFAPLRFIKDQHVVLGLITSKTPELEDADEIKRRIEEATQYVNINQLCLSPQCGFASTEEGNILTEEEQWNKLRHVVQIAKEVWGE